One Loxodonta africana isolate mLoxAfr1 chromosome 4, mLoxAfr1.hap2, whole genome shotgun sequence genomic region harbors:
- the LOC135231397 gene encoding olfactory receptor 6C76-like: MSYDRYVAIFKPLHYATIMNNRVCTQLLITSWLAGLLTISPGLIMALRLEFCDANVIDHFGCDYSPLLKLSCTDTRVIELLSFILAIATLLITLALVILSYAYILRTILKIPSAQQRKKAFSTCSSHVIVVSISYGSCIFMYMKPSAEERVALNKGVAVLNISIVPLLNPFI; the protein is encoded by the coding sequence atgtcctatgaccgctatgtggccatcttcAAACCCCTTCACTATGCGACGATTATGAACAACAGAGTCTGTACCCAGCTGCTTattacctcttggttagctgggTTGTTAACCATCTCTCCTGGACTTATCATGGCCTTGAGGCTTGAGTTCTGTGATGCCAACGTTATTGACCACTTTGGCTGTGACTATTCTCCTCTCCTGAAACTCTCCTGCACAGACACACGGGTCATAGAATTGTtaagttttattttagccattgcCACACTCCTGATTACACTGGCACTGGTGATACTCTCCTATGCATATATTCTGAGAACAATCCTGAAGATCCCTTCTgcccagcagaggaagaaggcttTTTCCACCTGTTCCTCCCACGTGATAGTTGTCTCTATCTCTTATGGCAGCTGCATTTTTATGTATATGAAACCTTCTGCAGAGGAGAGGGTAGCTTTAAACAAGGGGGTAGCCGTACTCAACATTTCAATTGTACCTCTCTTAAATCctttcatataa